One segment of Kogia breviceps isolate mKogBre1 chromosome 14, mKogBre1 haplotype 1, whole genome shotgun sequence DNA contains the following:
- the KANTR gene encoding LOW QUALITY PROTEIN: KDM5C adjacent transcript (The sequence of the model RefSeq protein was modified relative to this genomic sequence to represent the inferred CDS: inserted 1 base in 1 codon) translates to MVARPVVSVLISPFSLLILSICYLSLFFFLMSLAKGLSILSIFSKDSVLVLLIFAIVFFTSISLISALIFXDFFPSTNFGFSLFFFL, encoded by the exons atggttgcaaggcctgTGGTGTCAGTTTTGATATCTCCTTTTTCGTTGCTAATTTTATCGATTTGctatctctcccttttttttttcttgatgagtctggctaagggtttatcaattttgtctatcttctcaaaggactcagttttagttttattgatctttgctattgttttcttcacttctatttcattaatttctgctctgatct atgatttctttccttctactaactttgggttttctttgttcttctttctctag